TTGGCCAATGCCGGATCCTTGGCAAGCAACTGGCGGTCGAGCCAGGTCGCGCCGGGTGCCGTCACCTGCTCGGCCAGCGTGAAGTCCGAGCGCGTCGCGAGCGACAGACGCTGCGTGCCCTTCGCGTCTTCCCAGTTCCGGGTCTCGACGATCGCGCCGGTCCTGGCATCGCCGGTCATGTCCAGATCGGGGAAGCGGAGATGATGCGTCCGCCCGTCGGTGCCGGTGATCACCACGTAGCCGGAGCCCTTCAACTCGTCATCCAGCCCGCGCTCGACCAGCCGGCCAATGACGGGATCGGCCAGCGTCTCGCCATGGATCGCAAAACCCGCGACATCGGGTTCCGCCCCGCCGCCGGACATGGCGCGGTGCATGGTCCTGATGATGTCGCCCCGGATGGAAAGATCGCGCAGCGTGATCTCCAGCCCCGGTTTGAGGGTCCAGCGCGCCACGCCAACGCCATCGGCCAGGCCAAGCCCTTCCAGCTTGGTCGCCCTTCCGACCAGCAGGCGCCGCAGTTCTGGGTCTTCGGCACCCGCGCACGGCCGCAGATCGACGATACCGCCCCCTTCGTCGCTGATGTCCTGTAACGCGCGATCGAGGCTGGTCCAGCGGTCGGCGCCGATCTCGGTCTCCAGGGCGGTGCGGATTTCCTGTTCGCTGCGCGGGCCAAGTTCCAGCGTCACCCGTTCGGCGGCGCGGTCGCGCACGCCCTGACTGATATAGGCGCGGCTGATCACCAGATCCTTGCCGTCATCGGCCACCCCGCGCACGAGGATGTGGACGTGCGGATTGTCGGTGTTCCAGTGGTCGACCCCGACCCAGTCCAGTTTTGTGCCGAGGTCGCGCTCCATGTCCTGCATCAGTTCCCGCGCGAAACCCCGCAGATCCTCCATCCGCGCCGCGTCCTCGGGGGAGACGATGAAGCGGAAATGGTGCCGGTCATCTTCGCACCGTTCCGCGAAGGCCTTGCTGTCCGCTTCGTCGGAACCAGCATCGAACAGATGGGCCTTGGCACCGTCGCGGGTCACGCCCTCGCGCCTGAGGTAGGCGACGTGCCGGGCGAGCGGCGCCGAACGAAACCGCGTGCCCTGCTGGCGGACGACGCGCGCCTTGACCACGACCCGACGGGCATTGCTGCGCAGCCGCATGGACAGGGCCGCGCGTCGGCCGCGCCCGAAACGCGAACCGCCACCACCTCCCCTGCTCTTCGCGCCGAACCGGGTGCCGGTATGACCGGCCCTTTTTGCGGCACGCATGACCTCGCCCACGAAGGATTTCGGACGTGCGCCCTGATTGCCATGCTGGATGCGTCCGGGCCGGACGTTCAGACTGTCATCGCGCGTCGGCATGGTTCGCTCTCCGTTTCGATGTGCGTCTGACGGCGCCCGGATCGTTGAAAACATTATGGAAAATGCCCAGACAGCCGCAGGCGGCCGGTGGTGAGAGGACAAATTCCCCAATCAAACCAACCACATGCAGCCCCGAAGGAGCGCTGCTTTTACCTTGCCGTCCTTCCCTCCGTTGCCTCTCTCCCCGCAGCACCCTATCCCCAAGGCGTCCATCGCCCGCCAGCGCCCGATGGACCGGAACAGGAATCATCGGCGCGCCTCCCCAAGCCCTGACGCGATGAACAGCCCGGCTGACTGCGGTGCGAGCGCCGTCCAGTCGGTCATTCGGGAACCAGATGCATGTGCCGGATCGCGTGCGCTATCGACAGGCCGAGACGCATCGCCCGTACGCAGGAACGACGCCGGAAAGAGGGAAGAGTCCTGCCAAGATGGTGCAGCCAGAGCGCCGATTGCGATGTTATCGACAAGCGGAAGAGCCAGCCGCGCGCTGACGGATGCAACATAATTCCGCGTCTCGGTAGGCAGCGGCCGACCGGTCGCGAGATGTTCGTCGTAGCGCGCGGGACCGGCATTGTAAGCGGCCAGAAACCCGGCATCGCCGTAGCGGTCCCGCATCCAGCGCAGATAGGTTGCACCGGCCAGAATGTTGTCGTGCGGGTCGAACGGATCATTGCCGAGGCCGAGCGACATGCGCAGGCTGGCCCATGTTCCGGGCATCACCTGCATGAGCCCCATCGCACCCGCCGAAGACACGGCGTGCGCATCGCCCCCGCTCTCCGCGCGCAGCACGGCAGCAATCCAGGAAGCCGGAATCTGCGCGCGCCTAGCCGCCTCCGTGATCATATCGGCGTATGGATCAGCCTGCGCCACGCGAACGAATGGCACGGAAACCAGCACTACAAGCAGCGCGTTCGCGACAAGATCGCGAACCTTCCTACCGCCGGTCATCGCGCTTCACCGGACGGTTCCAGACCAGATGAAAGGCACGCCCCTGCCGGTCGGACTGGAACAGATTGGCGCGGATTGGCTGTGCCAGCATCGGATCTTCGAGAACCAGCGAGAGGTAAGTACCCGCCTTCTCGCCCGTGCGTTTCCACCCCGCACCGATCTCTGGTCCGGCATCGGCGTCGCCGAGATGGACGCGATAGTCGGGTGCATGCTCGGCGTCCGACGATGTCGCCGGCACGATCGTCAGTTCGACGTCGAGGGCGAGCGTGCGCAGGCGACCGGCGAAGCCGTCAGCGGTGCGCGTAAAAGTTCCGATCTGGGCCATGTCAGCCTCGTTTCTGCTTGGGGGTGGAAGAAATCAGTGACGCCATGAACCACAGCGGCTGTGCGCGGCCGAGCACCGCCTCGACCGGCAGGACGCCGAAATAGCGGCCGTCGAGACTGGTCGGGACTGCCGGGTTCATGACGAAGATCTGGCCAGGCAGGACGTGCCGGCAGCCTTGCCAGACCGGCAGCGGACGGCCACGATGGTCGCGGGCGAGTGCCTCGCCGAGCACCGCGCCATCGACCGTGACGGCAGCACCAATGCGGCAGACCCGTTGTCCCGGCAGTGCCGCAACTGGTTTGAGCAGCGGCACGCCGAGCGGCAGATAGCCACCGCGCGCCAGCGTCGCGGCGACGTCGGCCGGGGGCCTGATCGCGATCAGGTCGCCGACATGCAATGAGCGCGTCGATTGCAGGCGATACAGCCCGACCGGCGTGCTGGCCGTGGCGTTCCAGATCAGCCGGGGCGCAGGATGGATCGCCACTGACGTACCAGCGCCGAGCATTGCGAAATACGTGGCGAAGAACCAGCCGAAGCGCGTCATGACACCGCCCTCCGACGCAGCCAGGCATCATGGCGGTCGCGGGTGTAGGCGCGCGCCGCCTGCCCGGAGAGCATCCGATTATGCAGATGCCGCCAATGTTCCGGCGCGACATCGGCGGGATCAATGCCGATAGCTTCGATACGATCGACGGCTTCGAGCACCAGCCGGACCTTCGGCCAGCCGCTCTGGCGCAGCAGGCTCTCACCGCCAGGGCGCACGAACGGTACCGTCTGATACGGCTCGCCGGGAGGGGTGACGCGCACGATGTCGATGCAGGACACCACCGTGCCGTAATCGTTCGCTGCCCAGCGCAGGAAGGCGAACACGGTGTCCGGCGGAAAGCTCAATATCCGTCGGCGACGATCAAGAATCTGCTCATGGGCGACTGGACCAAAGCGGATCCAGTGCTCGATGCGCTTCTCGATCCAGGTCAGTTCGACATGAGCGAGGGTGTAGGTCATGGCACATCTCCAGAGGTATCGGGGAACTCGCGGGCCAGCAGCGCGCGCAGCATGTCGGCGACCGTGATGCCGCGCTGGAACGCCGCGACCTTGAGGCGGGCACGGAGCGCCGGCGTGACGTCGATAGTCAGCCGGGCAGTAAAACGGTTGGGGGTCGCAGGCTTCTCCGGCGTCCTGACCCAGCGTTCAGGATCGGCGGGACGTGCGGCGAAACCGGGCGGCGTGCGACGTTCCGTCATGGCGAAATTCCTTCACCGAGCGGCAGCACGGACGCGATACGGTCACGCGCCTTCTGCGCCATGACAGGATCGATCTCGCAGCCGACATAGCGCCGGCCGGCAAGCCGGCAGGCGACGCCCGCCGCACCGGAGCCGGCGAACCAGTCGCCCACCAGACCACCCGGCGGGCAGCTCGTACGGATCAGGATCTCCAGCAGGGCTACCGGCTTTTCGGTGGGATGGATGGCCCGGCCATGCGCATTGCGGACCGGAATCACGGAGCGCATCAGGCGCGGCCCACCGTCCTCGCTGACGTAATGACCGGCATCGATCCGGCCCATGTGGGGCGGCCGGTGTTTCCGCCGTACCGTGCGCGCCCGCGCGTCGGGCGTGGTCGGAACCACGTTGTAGACGGCACGCCAGGGCGTATCGTCGCGATAGAACTGGACGATCAGTTCATGCACGCGGCGGAACCGATCGGCATGGAAGCTGGAACCGTTCTGCTTCTCCCAGACCAGTTCCTGGGCATATTTCCAGCCCGCATTCCGAAATGCCGCGTTGGATGCAAGGAAACTCCGCAGAGAGCCGAAAACCCAGAGCGAGCCGCTGGGTTTCAGGGCGGCGAGTGCCTTGCCGGGCCAGTCCACGACGCGCCGGTCCCAGACGAGCGACGTATCGCCATAGGGGGGATCGACCAGAATCATGTCGTAGGGACCGTGCCAGGGCATCAGGAGCGCGCTGTCGCCGGTCAGGAGGGTCATGGCACTAGCTCCCGATCTCATCCGTCAGGGCGGCGATTTCGCGGGCTGCGATCCCGTGCGGGAGCAGGTCGCAGACCAGGCGACCGGTGCGCGCGGCGTCGGCGAAAGCAACCCGCTGGCCGATCCGCGACACGAGTGCTGCCGGCTCATGCCCCACCAGCGCGAGCCGCGTTTCGCGGGCGATGACCGTGCGCGCGGCGCAGCGGTTGAGCACAAAACGGGCCAGCAGGCCGGGACGGAAGAAGCGCGCGTCCTCCAGCAGCCGCAGCATTTCGGCCGAGGCCCAGCCGTCGAACGGCGAGGGCTGCGCAGGGATCAACACCAGGTCGGCGGCCAGCAGGGCGGAGCGCAGCAGCGCTGCCACCCGAGGCGGACCGTCGATGACGACGTGATCCACCCCCTGAGCCAGTTGGGGCGCCTCGTGGTGGAGTGTGTCGCGTGCCATCCCGATCACGCCGAACAGCCGGGGCAGTCCTTCCCGCGCGCGCTGCGCCGACCAGTCCAGCGCCGAGCCCTGCGGATCGGCGTCGATGACCGTCACGCGCTGGCCTTCCCGAGCCCATTGGCCTGCGAGATGCAGCGCCAGCGTCGTCTTGCCGACGCCGCCCTTCTGGTTGAGGCAGGCCACGATCATGGCCCCTCTCCGGGGGTTTTCCACGGATCGGCAGGGGAGCCAACATCCTTAAAGTTAGACTCTTTTAAGTTAGAGTCTAAGTTAAGGGTGTCATAACCACTTGATTCGATGTCGTGATTCGGCGTTTTCCGCAAACGATAGCACGGATGCCGTGGCAGTGATGGCACGGATAAATCCACAACTGATAGCACGGATGGACTCACAGCTTGTCCACAGGTGCCTGTGGATAGCTTGCCGGGCGCGAAGGCCAGTGTGTCGTTGCCGTTGCGGTCGGGGCGCACCGACAGCCTATAGCCCGGAAAGGGCTGACGCTTCGTCATTTCGCGCAGTTCGAAGGCAAAGCGGCGATAGGGGGAAAGACTGGCGGATTTTTCGTAGAGATGGCGCAGGCCGAAGGCCCAGCCAGCACGCTGGCGACCGCCATGCTTGCGCACGATGCGATAGAGCCAGCGCTCCAGACCGCCTGTGAGGCCAAAATACGCCGGGTCGATGGTCAGCACGAGCCCGTCATCGAGAACCGCCTGGTAGAACCAGTCGGGCAGGATCAATTCGATCACGCGGGCGCGCCCTTCCCGCGCGGTGTGCCGCTTCCATTCGTTGATCCAGGAGAAGCGGTGCAGTTGCCCCTTCCCGGTCTGCCGGAGCGAGGTCTTGATCGTGGTGGATTGCAGCCGGTCGAACGCCGCTTCCAGCCGCTCATAGTCCCGCGCGCTGTCTCCCCGACCGATGAAGGTCAGGATCTCGCGCGGGCTGGCCACCATCAGCCGCGACGTGCGCCGACCGGCGTCACGCGCGGCAACGAGATGGCTGGCGGCCCAGATCAGCACGTCAGCATCCCAGATCGTGGCCATGCCATGTTCGGCTGACGCCTCGACCCGAATGGTGACATCCGGGGTCCGGTAATCGATCGGGACCATGCGAGGGGATTTGGCGAGGCTGAAGAACGGGAACGCCATCAGATCCTGCGCATCACGAGGGGCAAAATCTCCCGCGATGGCATGGAAGAGTTCCAGTTGCTCGCGCTCGGAGCACGTTCTGCCTGTCGGGGACATCAGCGTCTGTTCCCGCGTGAGGTCGCCGGTGTCGGCGGGATCAGCGGGCTTTGCCGTGCGGCCGCCGATACCGTGCCAGCGGTGGTGTCCGAGGTGTGGGCGCGCGCGCCGCTCTCGACCCAGGCCTGCAGTTCATCGACCCGATAGACCACACGGCCGCCGAGCTTCGAGTAGCGCGGGCCGGTGCCGTAGATTCGGTGTTTTTCCAAGGTGCGAATGGAAAGCCCGACGAAGCGCGAAGCGTCGGGCGTGCGCAGATAGCGCGGCGGCAGGTCGCTGTAATTGGCGGACATGAGAAGGCTCCGTGATCGCTGTCTGGGGCCGCGGGACAAATGCGGCCAGCAGGGATCAGCGTGGCGGAGCGGGGTATTTCGGAACTAGGACCGATCTCACTGAGAGGCGAGATCGGTCCTGGCCGGACGGAAAATGACGAAGTGCCATCCCATACAAGGCCACCCTTCAAGAAAAGATTTTTGGATTATCGACGATTTTAGCGTAGTTTATTTAGCTGAACATATTGGTTGGCGAGTATATGCGAAAAATATGTGTTACCAAATTAGAAGCTGCAGCAACGCAGCTATCTGTCGCTATTGCGATGTTTTTCAGCGAAGATGATCCAATTTCTGCTTATGCACTCTCATGCAATTCTGGAGAAATATTTAGAAAATTGTGCAGACATAAAAAGAAAGACTATTTTTTAAGTGTCGCTGAAGATCAATTTGAGTGTAAAAGCGGCCTATATAAAACCTATAATTCGACATGGAATTTCTTAAAGCATGCTGACAAAGACCCAGATTCCATAATAGAATTTTCCGAAGAGCAACTTGTGTATTCTTTGTGGGTTGCCACCCATGATCTGTACCAGATCGTTGATAATCTCGCACACTTTCCAGCCGCGATGACATATTATCATTGGTACATCCAATCCTGCCCAGAATTTGCGCCCGAGAAGTGCGAATTGCCTGAAGCAAACGCATTATTTCGACGAGCCGACCAAGACTCAGGAGGTATTCGCTACAAGGATGATAAAACCAAGCGCGCTTACGGTTTGGACATGCTGAACCGTGCCGCGTCTCGCCTGAGAATACTTCCTTAAAATCCGTCCCGAAGCATATGCGCAACGAACGACACGCATGGGGAGCATATATATCGTCCGTCACCGTCCCCGAAACGGATGAAGCAGCAGCCGACGGTATCCTCCATCAGTCAGCCGCCGCGCGAAACGTACCAGCCGTTTCATGCGGAAATGCAGATCGTGCGAGAGCCAATCCTGCGGGGAAACCTCCCGACCGAACAGAACACCAGCGACCTCGCGCTGCGAAACCCCGTCATCCAGCCCGTCGAGCGTACGGAGCGCCAGGATCAGCCGACTGACCCGATCTGGCGACAGGATCGCGGGATCGGGGCCAGAGCGCCGGCCCATCAGCGTGCGCCAGAGCCGCAACGCGGCCTGGACGCGCACCTCGAACAGGGCGTCGAGCGGCAGGACGACGGAGAGGGATTCGATCCCCGGTGTTAACAGATGCAGGCGCAGAACGACGCCCGGGCGCTCGAGCAAGAGTTCGCCAATCTGGCCCGCCGGCAATCCGATAAAAACGGAGGTGAACGGCGGGTGATCCGGGTCAGCCAGACCGGTCGGCGCTTCCATCAACGCGATCACGCCCGGCAGCACCGCGGCACTCCACAAGGCAGTACGCGGGTTCAGCGCAGTGCGCACACTTTCGAAATCGCAACCCCCAGCGCCGGGCGAAGGCCTCGGCATCCGGCTGCATCAGGGCACCCCGGCGCAACGCGCGCTGAAGCGTCGCCCGCTCACGGATAAAGTCCCGATTGCGACTGACAAACTGCAAGGCAAAGGCAGGGGCGTCGAGCGACCGCAGGCCCTCGTACGCGCCCGCCGACCGCCAGTTGGCGCGGCTCATGGCGTCGTCTCCGATGCGTAACGGGTGGGAACAGGGCAAGCACTTGCTCGCGAGAGTATGCCAGACCGTCCCGCTGCCCGCTACGCCCCGGTCCTGCAACAGGTCTTGCGGATTACGCAACGATTCAGGGTATCAGTGGGGCGCGCCGCCGCGCAGCAGATGCTGGTAGCCATGCCCGGTCATCCAGTGCGCCCGCGCCAGATGGCTGTGCCAGCAGCGGTGGACGCCCTCAGGATCGGCCGCCGGGTCGCGGTGGAGCACGATCCGGGCGACCTCGCGCCAGTCGGCACCTTCGGCCTCGGCATCCAGCAGACGCAGATAGGTAATCAGATGCTGTTCGTCATAGCCGGTGAGACAGGACGCTTCCGGGGCGCGGTCGGCGACGGACGGGTCGAGCGGGGGTTTCTGCATGGTAAGACCGATCAGGTCGGAGAACGAACGCGACGCATCCTAGCCTGCCGCGTTTCGGTGCCGGAAGTCTCGTTAAGAAACATGACGCCGCGCCCTTGTCCGGACTCGATGAACAGGATGCCCGCCGCCTCCAGCGCACGGCGGACCTGGTCGATAGTGCCTTCATGGACACCGAGACCACGCTCGGATTCAAGACGCTTCAGCGCGGTCAATGCTACAAGGGCTTCTTCGGCGAGCCGTTCCTGCGTCCAGTTCAGGAGTGCCCGCGCCGCCCGAACCTGTCGGCCAGTGATCATCCATGATCACATCCGACAAGAGACGGGCGCACACCAGAAATACGACTATATTAGTCGTGTTATGGAGACTCAAGTCAATTCTTTCAGAAGGAACATGCAATCGATTCGGCGCCGCGATTTTCTATAGGCGACCAACAGCAAGCGCGGTGGACGACGCGAGAAAGCCCCCGCCTTACGCGGGAGCCTCCCTGTCTGCGGTCCCCTTGCGGTCCAGTGCCGCGATTGCCCGCTTCAGTTCGCGCTCGATCTGAGCGCGCTCGCGGCGGCTGAGGTGAAAGCTGGTCAGTTCGGCGCGCAGCATCTGGATGCGGTCGTGTAACGTGGTCATCGTCCTGCTCCTTTCGTTTCTCGAAGACAGGCCGCCGCCTCATGCGCGCGTGAATCGGGTCAAGGATCGCCGCAGGCGACCGCGCCAGCGGCGCGCGGGGGAGCCGATTTTGTCTGGTGTGCCCGCAGGGTGCGCCGGGCAAAATTGGGGGGACCGCGCGTCCTTGAGGCGGTTCACGCCGGGCATGGTACAATGGGAAGGCTGAGGGAAGCCCTGTTCCCCTTCCCTGCCCGCACACGGGTGGATCGGGCGCGACGCGATGGGGACGCCCGCCGTTTCCCGACCGATCATACGAAGGCCCCGCCCGGACCGGCCGGGCGGGGGATCGCTGGCACCTCAGTCGCCGTTGCGGCGACCGTTGGGGCGAGACCAGATCAGGCTCCAGGTCTCGCCGTCCTCGTCATTGAAGAGGTTGGCGAAGATCGGGGCGTTGAAGCTCGGATCGTCGAGCTTGAGGCCCAGATAGCTGCGTCCCTCGTTGGACTGCTTGGACCAGGCGGCTCCAATCTCGGCCCGGTTGACGAACACCCGGTGGCTGGGGGCGTTGTCGCTCTGGCGTCCGGTCTCGGGAACGATGCGGACATTGCGGACCTGAACCGAGAGGGTGACGATCTCGCCGACATACTCGTTGCCGGACTTCTTGAAGGTGCCGATGGTGGCCATGATACTGCTCCGTGATCTCTGTTATCGAGCCCGCACCATTGCGGCCTCGATGGCGATCGACGAGCCGGGGGCGATCGGCGGCGCACCCTTCAGGGCCGCAGCGCAGCGGAGGATGGCGGGACAGAATTTTCTTGTTTCGCGAGGAATGACGGCGCAGCCGTCAGGGGAAGAAAATTACGGCCTGCCGTTGCGCCAGAGACGATCGAGGCGCAGCCGCCCCTCGGCTAGATCAGCCATTTTCAGAGGCCGTATGCGTGCGCGGCCCGACAGAGCGACCATCACGGAGGACATGAGGCCCCCTCGGCGCGCAGGATCCGGCAGGAAAGAGCATGAGCGTCGTCACGCGTTCGTTTCGGGCTATGACATGACCCGTTCTGGGGACGATGCCAGACAGGTGGCCGCGCTATCCGCTGTTTCTGTCAGCCGGTCGCGGGCGCGGGCCGTCCATGACCGAGTGGTTCCAAGAGGAAAGCGACCAGGGCCAGTAACGCGCTGAGGCGAGCCAACGCCGCGTCAGCCGCCCTCCCCTGATGACAGGACTGATAGCCATACGAAGCATCTGGTCTGGCCCCCTGCCTGCAGTCTGCCGGGACGGGGTCAGACGCGCGCGATGTTCCCGCCGGACGGTCCGGGTGGGGCCACGGCTGTAAAACGGATGAAAGCGGTGATCCCCACCGCGATCGCGCCGATGACGGAAAAAAAGAACTGCCACGCTACAGACGGCATCATCATCTGGGCAATCCCATGTGTGGTGCTGTAGCCCATGATGATAGCGGGCACGGTATAGAGCAGGACAATCAGCAGCCTGAGCCACGCCCAGGGCACGCAGGCGAATGCGATCTGGCCGAGAATGAAGGTCGCGGCTCCCGCGACAAACCCGATGATGACCGCACCCAATAGGCCGGCACCGGTATCAAAGGCCCAGAGCGCAGCCATCAGACCGGCGGCGCAGGGCAGTGCGAAAACTGCGACGGTGAAGAAGAACCAGCACAGGAAGCCAATGCCGGCAACGAACAGGAAGGGAGCAAGGATGAACATTGTGGTGGTCTCCGTGCAATCGACGATGTCGGACGGGTGCGCCTGCCACCACCACCACGGCGCACTCGCATCATAGCGAAAATGATGTGTCGACGGAACGAGAATCGTAATGGCGTCCGGCACGCGGACATGCATCGTTATCTCCTCGCATGGAGAAGACGTCATGGCGGAAATCACGGGACGCGAACTGCATCTGGTCAAAAAGGCGCTCGCCATTGCAGTGCTGGCGATCGAGCGACAACCAGGGCCGTTTCAGTCTTATTCGGACATGCAGGACATGAAGGGCCAGCTCGATCTTCTGGCGCCCGGCGACACCGAACTGGCCTTCTACGCCCGGGCTGCGCGGATCGCCGTCACGGGCAATCCGGAGTGAAGACGGCGCTCACGCGCCGCCTCCGAACCGCAGGACCGGGATGCCGAGCTTTTTCGCCTTGTCGGCCAGATTTTCCTGAATGCCAGTTCCGGGAAAGACGATGACGCCGATCGGCAGGGTGTCGAGCAGCGCATCGTTGCGGCGGAAGGGCGCTGCCTTGGCATGCCTGGTCCAGTCCGGCTTGAAGGCGATCTGCACGATCTCGCGGTGATCGGCCCAGCGTGAGGCAATGAATTCGGCGCCCCTGGGCGAACCGCCGTGCAGCAGCACCATGTCGGGATGCTTGGCCCGGACCTTGTCGAGCCGATCCCAGATCAGGATATGGTCGTCGAAATCGAGACCGCCAGTGACGACAACCTTGGGACCGGGCGGGACCAGCAATTCGCCCTCGGCACGCCGTCGGGCGTTGAGGAAATCGCGGCTGTCGATCATGGAGGCCGTCATCGTGCGGCGTGAGACCAGCGAGCCGACCTTTGGTCGCCACGCGCTCAGGGTCAGGCGCTCGAACTGCTCCTGCGCCTCGTCGCGGAAGATCTCGTAGGCGTTGCGGCGCTCGATCAGAGTCAGCCCTTCCGCGATCAGCCGCTCCAGTTCCACCGAGCGGATCTCGCTGCCATCCTGTTCCTGCTGGCTGCGCTTCTGCGCCTGCTCGTTGCGGTCAAGCTCCCGTTCCACCTGGCCGACCATGCGGTGGAAGATGTTCACGGTGGACCAGAGCAGCGCCTCGAGGTCGGGTTCCAGCCGCGTGTCGGTCAGCGTCACGGCGATGGCGTCGAAGATGTCGGCCACAGCACCCCCGATGCGCGGCGCTTCGGGCAGCGGCCTCGGGTCCGGCTCGTCCTCGAAGGGACGGTAGCCATATATCTGGAGCTCAGCCAGCACATGCGCGGTGGAGGAAGCGGCGTGCGGCGGTTCAAAATCTTCGGTGCGGGTCATGTTGCGGTCCTCCCAGGTCTCCGGCCGCGCCCTTCGCGGCCTTTCCGGGGGCGGATAGCGGCAGACCAGGGACGGGCCGGAACCGCGCGCTCGCGCGCGGCCGCAGCGCAGCGAAGGATGGCAGGGAGCCGGCTATTTTGCTTCGCGATGTAAAGCGCCCCCACAGGGGCGCGACGGAAAATAGCCGGTCCCGCCATTGAAGGCCTGACCCGGCTGACGCCCGCTCCCCTCCAGAAAGGCGGAGGCGCGGACCAGCCGGACGGGAGGCACAACA
This portion of the Komagataeibacter sp. FNDCF1 genome encodes:
- a CDS encoding S26 family signal peptidase yields the protein MTRFGWFFATYFAMLGAGTSVAIHPAPRLIWNATASTPVGLYRLQSTRSLHVGDLIAIRPPADVAATLARGGYLPLGVPLLKPVAALPGQRVCRIGAAVTVDGAVLGEALARDHRGRPLPVWQGCRHVLPGQIFVMNPAVPTSLDGRYFGVLPVEAVLGRAQPLWFMASLISSTPKQKRG
- a CDS encoding site-specific DNA-methyltransferase, encoding MTLLTGDSALLMPWHGPYDMILVDPPYGDTSLVWDRRVVDWPGKALAALKPSGSLWVFGSLRSFLASNAAFRNAGWKYAQELVWEKQNGSSFHADRFRRVHELIVQFYRDDTPWRAVYNVVPTTPDARARTVRRKHRPPHMGRIDAGHYVSEDGGPRLMRSVIPVRNAHGRAIHPTEKPVALLEILIRTSCPPGGLVGDWFAGSGAAGVACRLAGRRYVGCEIDPVMAQKARDRIASVLPLGEGISP
- a CDS encoding DUF2285 domain-containing protein, which encodes MLPGVIALMEAPTGLADPDHPPFTSVFIGLPAGQIGELLLERPGVVLRLHLLTPGIESLSVVLPLDALFEVRVQAALRLWRTLMGRRSGPDPAILSPDRVSRLILALRTLDGLDDGVSQREVAGVLFGREVSPQDWLSHDLHFRMKRLVRFARRLTDGGYRRLLLHPFRGR
- the parA gene encoding ParA family partition ATPase produces the protein MIVACLNQKGGVGKTTLALHLAGQWAREGQRVTVIDADPQGSALDWSAQRAREGLPRLFGVIGMARDTLHHEAPQLAQGVDHVVIDGPPRVAALLRSALLAADLVLIPAQPSPFDGWASAEMLRLLEDARFFRPGLLARFVLNRCAARTVIARETRLALVGHEPAALVSRIGQRVAFADAARTGRLVCDLLPHGIAAREIAALTDEIGS
- a CDS encoding lytic transglycosylase domain-containing protein, giving the protein MTGGRKVRDLVANALLVVLVSVPFVRVAQADPYADMITEAARRAQIPASWIAAVLRAESGGDAHAVSSAGAMGLMQVMPGTWASLRMSLGLGNDPFDPHDNILAGATYLRWMRDRYGDAGFLAAYNAGPARYDEHLATGRPLPTETRNYVASVSARLALPLVDNIAIGALAAPSWQDSSLFPASFLRTGDASRPVDSARDPAHASGSRMTDWTALAPQSAGLFIASGLGEARR
- a CDS encoding AlpA family transcriptional regulator, translated to MSANYSDLPPRYLRTPDASRFVGLSIRTLEKHRIYGTGPRYSKLGGRVVYRVDELQAWVESGARAHTSDTTAGTVSAAARQSPLIPPTPATSRGNRR
- a CDS encoding XRE family transcriptional regulator codes for the protein MITGRQVRAARALLNWTQERLAEEALVALTALKRLESERGLGVHEGTIDQVRRALEAAGILFIESGQGRGVMFLNETSGTETRQARMRRVRSPT
- a CDS encoding DUF3363 domain-containing protein; its protein translation is MPTRDDSLNVRPGRIQHGNQGARPKSFVGEVMRAAKRAGHTGTRFGAKSRGGGGGSRFGRGRRAALSMRLRSNARRVVVKARVVRQQGTRFRSAPLARHVAYLRREGVTRDGAKAHLFDAGSDEADSKAFAERCEDDRHHFRFIVSPEDAARMEDLRGFARELMQDMERDLGTKLDWVGVDHWNTDNPHVHILVRGVADDGKDLVISRAYISQGVRDRAAERVTLELGPRSEQEIRTALETEIGADRWTSLDRALQDISDEGGGIVDLRPCAGAEDPELRRLLVGRATKLEGLGLADGVGVARWTLKPGLEITLRDLSIRGDIIRTMHRAMSGGGAEPDVAGFAIHGETLADPVIGRLVERGLDDELKGSGYVVITGTDGRTHHLRFPDLDMTGDARTGAIVETRNWEDAKGTQRLSLATRSDFTLAEQVTAPGATWLDRQLLAKDPALANAGFGTEVREAMAQRIDHLASEGLARRQGERVVFAPDLIGTLRQRDLDQAAARLAAQTGLEHRPAREGEIVSGVYRQRVALSSGRFAMVDDGLGFQLVPWRPALEQKLGRQVSGTLSPGGAVDWNFGRKRGLGI
- a CDS encoding DUF736 domain-containing protein, with amino-acid sequence MAQIGTFTRTADGFAGRLRTLALDVELTIVPATSSDAEHAPDYRVHLGDADAGPEIGAGWKRTGEKAGTYLSLVLEDPMLAQPIRANLFQSDRQGRAFHLVWNRPVKRDDRR
- a CDS encoding DNA -binding domain-containing protein, producing the protein MQKPPLDPSVADRAPEASCLTGYDEQHLITYLRLLDAEAEGADWREVARIVLHRDPAADPEGVHRCWHSHLARAHWMTGHGYQHLLRGGAPH
- a CDS encoding replication initiator protein A, which translates into the protein MSPTGRTCSEREQLELFHAIAGDFAPRDAQDLMAFPFFSLAKSPRMVPIDYRTPDVTIRVEASAEHGMATIWDADVLIWAASHLVAARDAGRRTSRLMVASPREILTFIGRGDSARDYERLEAAFDRLQSTTIKTSLRQTGKGQLHRFSWINEWKRHTAREGRARVIELILPDWFYQAVLDDGLVLTIDPAYFGLTGGLERWLYRIVRKHGGRQRAGWAFGLRHLYEKSASLSPYRRFAFELREMTKRQPFPGYRLSVRPDRNGNDTLAFAPGKLSTGTCGQAVSPSVLSVVDLSVPSLPRHPCYRLRKTPNHDIESSGYDTLNLDSNLKESNFKDVGSPADPWKTPGEGP
- a CDS encoding transcriptional regulator domain-containing protein, which codes for MSRANWRSAGAYEGLRSLDAPAFALQFVSRNRDFIRERATLQRALRRGALMQPDAEAFARRWGLRFRKCAHCAEPAYCLVECRGAAGRDRVDGSADRSG
- a CDS encoding DUF2840 domain-containing protein, with the protein product MTYTLAHVELTWIEKRIEHWIRFGPVAHEQILDRRRRILSFPPDTVFAFLRWAANDYGTVVSCIDIVRVTPPGEPYQTVPFVRPGGESLLRQSGWPKVRLVLEAVDRIEAIGIDPADVAPEHWRHLHNRMLSGQAARAYTRDRHDAWLRRRAVS